From Toxorhynchites rutilus septentrionalis strain SRP chromosome 2, ASM2978413v1, whole genome shotgun sequence, a single genomic window includes:
- the LOC129764440 gene encoding uncharacterized protein LOC129764440, whose product MNSDRNKRQYRSGNNLFSDDELELSSSQVLEKVKPDRIPSTKPDEDRRRRTIIVEKKNGSYGFTLQSYGIHYKKEQEVEMITYVDYVEYDGPAYRAGMREGDVILSINGYDMEKAEHKTLVNFIKNCDNRMRMVVLFEDCCRKVELHLKYIQLQELLKSKMNDLERICLRERELLEGKWKTHSLPARKKATVAADDIDPGSTTDVESASGPSFCRPAASTEDVKKLLRQKTYIVPPPAQFMLAYHCLDSNYRYVIHPSTSSGTSSTNAAPLNPNCAQSTAKLCKDHQHIIRGSSLDNNSLGGIKSGGVSSYNQQSKSTSPTKSLHNYDTKSTKSSSRRHFHGHSCNPCMGHFLRGGDKSDKADKDNTSLDAYDLASPCCDPQCVPSRRKSKHHKDHHHKHKHRDKEAKQGGRDRIPRPKSQPHISPQSQPNYLYRHSRDKHEHHHAKVHDLNASLTSHCSLHSCTSSEFNPAAENSPASYSTSISTDTLYWEPHSESTSASANSSHKKPPNTSSAGTSRPHTHQHHYYVQKYVHPHTGQIQPITVYAGPPVHKPKSWDNLAMKGFGGYGYGYGYMEMGKTSVSPQTRTQTTITIQHRNSIPKKNGFERYSAFVDVENYAPPPTQFLQETTTTTTTITTKSTENLLGPYELSDSCECLESSSPVPGTGSGSGTNTMEILHDKTGYYSSLGSGGTCGTGNKKQMSNLTEIARL is encoded by the exons TCCCAGGTGCTGGAGAAGGTCAAACCCGATCGCATCCCGTCGACGAAGCCCGACGAAGACCGCCGGCGGCGAACTATTATCGTGGAGAAGAAGAATGGTTCCTATGGGTTCACGTTGCAGAGCTACGGAATCCACTACAAGAAAGAGCAGGAGGTTGAGATGATCACGTACGTCGACTATGTCGAGTACGATGGTCCGGCCTACCGGGCGGGAATGCGCGAGGGTGACGTAATTTTATCAATCAACGGATACGACATGGAGAAGGCTGAACACAAGACGCTGgtgaattttattaaaaactGTGATAACCGAATGCGAATGGTGGTGCTGTTTGAGGATTGCTGTAGGAAG GTTGAACTGCATCTGAAGTATATCCAGCTTCAGGAATTACTGAAGAGTAAAATGAACGATCTGGAACGAATATGCTTGAGAGAGCGAGAATTGCTTGAGGGAAAGTGGAAAACACACAGTTTACCAGCGCGGAAGAAAGCAACTGTGGCGGCCGACGACATTGATCCAGGTTCAACGACTGATGTTGAGTCGGCTTCAGGTCCGTCGTTTTGTCGTCCAGCTGCCTCGACAGAGGACGTTAAGAAATTGTTGCGACAAAAAACCTACATTGTTCCACCACCGGCTCAGTTTATGTTAGCCTATCAT TGCTTGGACAGCAACTATCGCTATGTGATTCATCCCTCAACCTCTAGTGGTACTTCTAGCACGAATGCTGCCCCATTGAATCCCAACTGTGCTCAATCAACGGCCAAATTGTGTAAAGATCATCAGCATATAATCCGTGGTTCTTCCCTTGATAATAATAGTTTAGGTGGTATAAAATCAGGGGGCGTTTCGTCCTACAATCAACAGTCCAAATCAACATCGCCGACGAAGAGCCTCCATAATTACGACACCAAATCAACTAAATCCTCATCTCGACGCCACTTCCATGGACACTCGTGCAATCCATGTATGGGTCACTTTCTACGAGGTGGCGATAAAAGCGATAAAGCCGATAAGGACAATACTAGTCTCGATGCATATGACCTCGCTAGTCCGTGTTGTGACCCGCAATGTGTTCCTTCGCGACGTAAATCCAAACACCACAAAGACCATCATCATAAGCACAAACACAGGGACAAGGAAGCCAAACAAGGCGGTAGAGATCGCATCCCCCGTCCTAAGTCACAGCCACACATTTCACCACAATCGCAGCCTAACTATCTGTATCGCCATAGCAGAGACAAGCAC GAGCATCACCACGCCAAAGTTCACGACCTAAACGCTAGCTTAACCAGTCATTGTAGCCTCCATTCATGCACGTCTAGTGAGTTTAATCCGGCCGCAGAAAACTCGCCAGCTTCCTATAGTACTTCCATCAGCACCGACACGCTTTACTGGGAGCCCCATAGTGAGTCAACGTCTGCATCGGCTAACTCGTCCCACAAGAAGCCCCCGAATACAAGTTCCGCTGGAACTAGCAGACCACACACTCATCAGCATCATTATTATGTGCAAAAGTACGTCCATCCTCACACGGGACAGATTCAGCCTATCACAGTGTATGCCGGGCCACCGGTTCATAAGCCTAAATCATGGGATAACCTTGCAATGAAAGGGTTCGGCGGATACGGATACGGCTACGGTTATATGGAGATGGGCAAAACGAGCGTATCTCCCCAGACACGCACGCAAACTACTATtaccattcagcatcgaaaCTCTATTCCGAAAAAGAACGGTTTCGAACGCTACTCCGCTTTCGTGGACGTGGAGAACTACGCTCCGCCGCCAACACAATTCCTCCAAGAGACCACCACCACAACCACTACCATTACAACAAAGTCAACAGAGAACCTGCTGGGACCATACGAACTGTCAGATTCCTGTGAGTGTTTGGAGAGTTCATCGCCCGTACCCGGAACTGGAAGTGGCAGTGGGACAAACACAATGGAAATTCTTCATGACAAAACCGGCTACTACTCTAGTCTCGGCAGCGGCGGCACGTGTGGCACCGGCAATAAGAAGCAAATGTCCAATCTAACCGAAATCGCTCGTTTGTAA